A window from Calliopsis andreniformis isolate RMS-2024a chromosome 7, iyCalAndr_principal, whole genome shotgun sequence encodes these proteins:
- the LOC143181784 gene encoding lipid storage droplets surface-binding protein 2-like isoform X2, with protein MAEAKEATTNVAENAPHLEVIDRVKNIPVIHSAIEKTESTYSYLKDSNQLINWALTQAEAGIHYATATAVPLTAPLAKKFEGQIHTVDQKLCEGLNIVEQKVPIMTKPPQQIYDAAKAVMSSSLQPTIDKLNAAKESATQQASTLKEISIAKANELLNTEYGNMAVQSVDNTSVLINGLLDRYFPPVEGEENTPVPVSAEENKVLHAVQTVGQLSMKTANRVYHSIAAQLKTVKKEDVASYINSAVSILHLTHFLSLNEKQIDSKEAQSPVTEKQ; from the exons ATGGCAGAAGCCAAGGAAGCCACAACTAACGTTGCAGAAAATGCACCTCATCTTGAAGTGATTGATCGCGTGAAGAATATTCCTGTAATTCACTCGGCGATTGAGAAAACAGAATCAACATATTCTTATTTGAAAGATTCTAATCAACTGATCAACTGGGCGCTGACACAAGCCGAAGCTGGAATTCATTATGCGACTGCCACAGCTGTACCTCTTACTGCACCTTTGGCCAAAAAGTTTGAAGGACAGATTCACACTGTGGACCAAAAATTATGCGAAGGTTTAAATATAGTTGAACAAAAGGTGCCCATTATGACAAAGCCTCCTCAACAG ATCTACGATGCAGCCAAAGCAGTTATGAGCAGCTCTTTGCAACCGACGATCGACAAACTTAACGCTGCAAAAGAATCAGCAACTCAACAAGCATCTACACTCAAAGAGATTAGCATTGCAAAGGCTAATGAGTTGTTAAACACGGAATATGGTAATATGGCCGTACAAAGCGTAGACAACACGAGTGTTCTCATTAACGGTTTATTAGACCGCTACTTCCCTCCAGTTGAAGGAGAAGAAAACACGCCAG TACCTGTATCAGCAGAGGAAAACAAAGTACTACATGCTGTACAAACCGTTGGTCAACTATCGATGAAGACAGCAAATCGAGTGTATCATTCAATTGCAGCGCAATTAAAGACAGTGAAGAAAGAGGATGTTGCGTCCTATATAAACAGTGCTGTATCCATTCTACATTTGACACACTTCTTGAGTTTAAATGAGAAACAAATTGACAGTAAAGAAGCACAAAGTCCAGTCACTGAGAAGCAATGA
- the LOC143181784 gene encoding lipid storage droplets surface-binding protein 2-like isoform X1, which yields MNYARNLGKKKMAEAKEATTNVAENAPHLEVIDRVKNIPVIHSAIEKTESTYSYLKDSNQLINWALTQAEAGIHYATATAVPLTAPLAKKFEGQIHTVDQKLCEGLNIVEQKVPIMTKPPQQIYDAAKAVMSSSLQPTIDKLNAAKESATQQASTLKEISIAKANELLNTEYGNMAVQSVDNTSVLINGLLDRYFPPVEGEENTPVPVSAEENKVLHAVQTVGQLSMKTANRVYHSIAAQLKTVKKEDVASYINSAVSILHLTHFLSLNEKQIDSKEAQSPVTEKQ from the exons AGAAAATGGCAGAAGCCAAGGAAGCCACAACTAACGTTGCAGAAAATGCACCTCATCTTGAAGTGATTGATCGCGTGAAGAATATTCCTGTAATTCACTCGGCGATTGAGAAAACAGAATCAACATATTCTTATTTGAAAGATTCTAATCAACTGATCAACTGGGCGCTGACACAAGCCGAAGCTGGAATTCATTATGCGACTGCCACAGCTGTACCTCTTACTGCACCTTTGGCCAAAAAGTTTGAAGGACAGATTCACACTGTGGACCAAAAATTATGCGAAGGTTTAAATATAGTTGAACAAAAGGTGCCCATTATGACAAAGCCTCCTCAACAG ATCTACGATGCAGCCAAAGCAGTTATGAGCAGCTCTTTGCAACCGACGATCGACAAACTTAACGCTGCAAAAGAATCAGCAACTCAACAAGCATCTACACTCAAAGAGATTAGCATTGCAAAGGCTAATGAGTTGTTAAACACGGAATATGGTAATATGGCCGTACAAAGCGTAGACAACACGAGTGTTCTCATTAACGGTTTATTAGACCGCTACTTCCCTCCAGTTGAAGGAGAAGAAAACACGCCAG TACCTGTATCAGCAGAGGAAAACAAAGTACTACATGCTGTACAAACCGTTGGTCAACTATCGATGAAGACAGCAAATCGAGTGTATCATTCAATTGCAGCGCAATTAAAGACAGTGAAGAAAGAGGATGTTGCGTCCTATATAAACAGTGCTGTATCCATTCTACATTTGACACACTTCTTGAGTTTAAATGAGAAACAAATTGACAGTAAAGAAGCACAAAGTCCAGTCACTGAGAAGCAATGA